The nucleotide window GCACACTGGCGAGGTCTCCCACGGTGACAGTTGAATTAGCAGAAATAAAAACACCCCATAAATATACGCACCATCACTTACATCAACTTAGTATCATCAACACCACCGACAACAACAAAATCTGACAttatcaccaccaccaccacaaaaTCTGACATTATCACCACCACCGACAATAAAATCTGACATTatcatcaccaccaccaccacaaaaTCTGACATCACCACCACCGACAACAACATCTGACATCACCACCACCTACAGCAAAATCTTATATTATCACCACCACCGACAACAACAAAATCTGACATTATCACCACCACCGACAACAAAATCTGACATCACCACCACCTACAACAAAATCTGACATTAGCACTACCACCACCGACAACAAAATCTGACATTATCACCACCACCGACAACAAAATCTGACATCACCACCACCTACAACAAAATATGACATTATCACCACCGACAACAAAATCTGACATTATCACCTACAACGACGACCACACCACCAACAGCGTGATGTAAATGTTCAGGCcgttaataaaaaattattgtcACCGCTTTCCTAAAACTTAAGACTACCCCTCTTTCTAATTTTCAGAGCATTCAAGTCTGGACTTTCTTGTGTTGCTGACCTGAAGTCCAGCTGTACACAAGACACCGCTGTTATAGACGAGGAACTTGGTAAACTCCCCCTAGCAGTAGCCGAATTAAACAAGCTCTGCAGAGACGATTCTTTTTATGAGGGTATGTGCGCATGTGCAATTCTTTCGAAGCTTTTCGGAATCCGAGTATATTCTAAGGTTGAATTGATTGGTTTTATTTCTTATCCATTGCCTTTGGGGAATAGTGATTAACAAATGAAATCTGTTAATATAACCCATTCCTATCCGATCTACAACGACACTGAACATTGACTGCTGCTGGAAAACACTTCagacatttatcattattaagATCTATCTAATTTGTAAATTGGAACAATTCGAACAGGAAAAAGACTGAATTATAATTACCATTTACCACAACGCTCTCAGAAAACCAATGTGATGTACTTTGAAATAGGCCCTGTTTATTGTTTGCTTTTTTCTCTGATCTCTAACTGGTATAGTATAATCTTTGTGGTGAGCTCAACAAAAACTTCCGTCTTTCCCCCCCAAAAATATACTTTTCAATCTTCAGAACTAGAAAAACGATTTTAAATCTTGAATACAAATAAGTTGTCGAAATTTTGATTGACAGCTGATCACTGTAAGTCATGACAGACTAGTGTTTGTGGCATGTTTCTTACGAGACACTTAAATTTCAAATGCAAATGCACGTAGCTAACTGTGACAGCCTGTTAAATCAGTCCACTGTAATATTTGAACCGCAAAGAATGTAAATTGAAGGATTACAAACTTAAAGGCGTTTTATTTTTGATGATCTAATataattaattcatatttttgaaAGGATCTCCGCctatgataaaataaattcttgATTAAAAGAAACTTATAGGAGGAAATGCCCCGAGTCCCGAACATACCAAGATAATCGAAAAAGATATGCTTTTATGTATTAAGACAACCCCTTCTTATACCGAACTTATTAGAAACATCTTTTGTTATACTTCAGATGATTTTGTCAAAAAGGCATCCATGGGCCCTTTAAAACCTTTATAAATCAAAGCGCCTCGCTCCTCCAAAAGAGATCTGTTGTTCTAAAAATCAATGCGTTATGCAATTTTCGTGTAATTATCGCGATAATATCGCACATATACCAACTTATGTTGATTTTTCACAATCGGAGATCAGCCATCAAATACCAAACTTGCGTTTAATGTAATAATTGTGTGCAGAGACGGTAACGCTAACAACCCTctccaataaaaaaaaaaagtggattgCCGGAACGGAGCGAACACACAGACCGGTCTATACTGAATTAAACACAGCCTCTCCCATGGAATAGAAAATCATTAGTTTGACATGAATCGTGGCGCCATCTTCATAAAgagaaatatgtatttatattattaGAGACAGTGTGTTCTAAGATTTGGTTAGCGCGGCGATTTCTGGAATGTTGAAGACTTGCTTTATCAAAAGTAAACTGCATAGGGGTTCAGAAAGAACGTGTACtttaacaaaaaatgttttatttcgtCAATTTCGGCTTCTAGGTTTCATTACATTTGTGATTAGAAATTGTGGATAAGCAATTGAATCAATAGTCTGAATACCACAGATAAATAAAACAATGGACGTTTTTCtgttattaattaattaattacgaTGTGGAGTTGATGTGCAGCGCACACAAGCATTTCTCTAGAATTCCTTTAGCTCTATCTAATATTGAgattcttttcattttcaaaatcaaattatCCAATTCATTACTAGTGCACATTTCATCTTTATTTATCAGAAGATAGAATTTTCTCGTTGATTTtcgttttatatatatagatgtaaatTTCACGTGGTGTGACATGCATTATACATGCACCTGTATCTTtcatattattgtacatataaaatatcacacacacGGTAAACCACAACCGGCGACTCTACAGGGTTCTAAAATTCTTACAGTGTACCCTGATAATTGATCGAAATAATTAGTAATACATGCGGATATTTAATTTCTGAATATCTTTCGTTTTAGTATATGTACAAAACAGAATATTCTATCTCCTCCACATTCTTTTAATTTCTGAATATCTTTCGTTTTAGTATATGCACGAAACAGAGTTTGCTACGAAAAATCAGGAGTAGCTAATGAAAGATGTTTCAAAGAAGTAATGAATTCTTCCGTCCGGATAATAACGGAATTAGATCCGAGTTCTGTCACGGAATTCTGTGGGTGAGTACATTTTAACGGCAGTTATCATTTCGtataaaaatttacttttatgCATTGAACTCATAACGTTCATCACAAAATATCTACATTCCCAATGTTTTTGCCTCCTGTATCTTTACCAATAGTAACGAtagccatttcttcatgaacGCGATACAGATGCGAACAAAAtgcgtatgaatcttaataGATATACACTGTAGTAAGTCTCTTCTAACGGCTGGGAAATTTGACAGATAATATATCaataggggaaaaaaatcaattttatttctgACAATGCCTGAGGGTAACATGGTTATGAACTGTGCACAGCGCCTCACGACGGGATACTCCATGGAGCGCTAACGCTTATTTAAAATCGCGTTGATTTCtttaaagaattagaatgaATTTACTTCTGTCCATTACAACATAaacatatgaaatgaaatttgagGACAATTCAAAAGCGGCACTAATTAAAGGGTTTTGTGATTTTAATTACCAGTAAATAACACGATTATCTTATCAGTACGGTTAGTTCTCAGTACCCGAGATAAATATCCATGAGTGTATTAAATTTTTTCAGGATAATAATTCTTATTAATTGATCGAATAATTCCGTACTTTCCGATAACTAACAAACTcgagaaaaaaaagaaggaacGTTTTCGTCGCCTGCACGTGTCGTCGAGGTGAACATCACATTCGGTTTCTCCAACACCGGGTTAAAAAATTCTTAGGATTCTCAAAATTTATACGATTATTAGTTTTCGTCACTCAAGGAAAGCTGACGACACTATTCATTTTCTACTATCTTGCactagaatattttttttgtacttCGCAGGCAGAGAAAGCATCGTATTGACAATAAACCGTGATCAATGTtaattataaaatgataaagaaaagaCATGATTTGACATAAATGTATGAAAGGtacatatttattgtaaatgtcGATCGTACTATTTTGTTACAATCTATTTCTCCCATCACTGACGTCACGCTCGGACTGGACAGCAGTCACagtggctcagtggttagagcgtgCGATTCGTGACCAGGGAGTCCTGGGTTGGAACCCCGTACCTACCTAAACCACGTCACACCTTTGACCCCCACGTCACACCTTTGACCCCACGTCACACCTTTGACCTAAAATTAGATAGTTTCTGTTCCTACGCGTAACGATCTGCATTTAACAGTGAGAGTAGCAGACCTTAAAAagcgaggtcccgtgtcgcggcggGCGttggtacgctaaagaacccttagTGATTTGACCTGAAGCTTTCTGCTTTGACCCACAGCTCCAGGCTTAGGTGTAAACTTACGACACATGGCCTACATCAGGTAAAGCAAGCCTCGTGTCTTTTGCAATTAGGTTAGCATTATACAAATTCTTCTGTCTCCATCggttacaatgtatataactTCCTGATACAAACAAACTACGTCTCTCTTccttatatttttattttgcaacaTATAAAGCTTTCTGATATCAATTTGAAAGGCCAGTGTTTTATCGAAAACATGTTAGATTAGAACATCTTCAAATAGACGGATCATTCACAAAACATTAGTAAACAATGAGACGGAacgattgattgttttacgtcccgtcgagaatttttcactcctattgAGACGTCAACCAGATGTAGGTGAagcaccacaaatttagacctacgctTAGCGCTCAGAgccgtagtagtgagggttctttatcgtgccaatgccTGTCGCGACATGGAACctccttttttaaggtcatatccaaaagacacgcggttctcacttctaaatgccgagtgtttgtcGAAGGAGCAATAAccactacctattttaatgtTATAGGTTTGACGCGGGTATGACACGAATGGGAATCGAACTCgtgacctcccggttacgaagcgaacgctctaccactgagctaccgcgacgaGAAAAGTGGAATAACCTGCGTTGATTCGAGGCATGGGTTTATCACAGAAGAACAAGTAACATagatataaacaaataattggATTCTTGTCATTTGTAGGGATATAGACAGGCTATCGGACTGTATGGGTGCCGCTCTGATCGCGGAACAATGCAGTAAAGAAGCCATTTCACTAAAGGACAAACTAGTGCGGCTTCTTATCCGGGGAAGCCTGAGGTGCGACAAGTCTGCTTACACTGTAAGTATCAGCCCAACCAATGTAATGTGTCTGATGTGTGATCATGATTACACTGTAAGTGTGCGTCATTATAACAGTCCAACCAATGTAATGTGTCTGATGTGTGATCAGGATAATTACACAAGTGTCTACGTTATAGCCAAAACAATGTAATAAGTCAATAAGTTGATCATTCTGTTTAGTCTACGTTAATATCAAACAATGGTAATAATGAGCCTGAAGCGTGGCGAGTCTTTCTACATTATATAGCCAAACAAATTTGATAAGCTAATAGGGTGCACGTGATAAATCTGTTTACACTGCAAATTTACATGATAGCCAGACCAAGTTATTGAGTGTAATCTATTAATGATAATAGTGGTTTTCGCTTTAATTAATAAGATGACTTCATAGAGATGTGAAATGCAGTTGGTCATGTGATTTGTACCGTATCAACGGAGTTATAGAAATATCTCATCATTTATACACGTATTGCTGATGTGTTGCAATACTTATTGTCTCAATTGTTACGCAATTTAAAAATGTCGAAACAATTATGAATGAAGTGGCCTTATCGATATAGAGATTTAAGTATGGCAatgttttccaaaaaaaaaataaaaggtCTGCTCAGGATATACTAATTTCAGAAACTTAATTCACCTTTAACCCCATTTACAATTATAAAAACCGTTTAGagcaaagaaaagaaaaatgaaataagatgGCATAAAACATAACTTGGTGGTATCCCAGTAAAGTTCTTTTTAGCATATATAATCTGATTTTGCCTTGGCAATCTAATTTTAGCCAGTCCTATTATTCAATAGAATGATTTAATCAAATAATCAGACACGGTAATTCGCAATTGGCAAGTAAGAACACGGTATCTTTTGGAAGCAAAGAAAGAGTTTTACAAGACAATAAATGTATTCCTGTCGATAGAATTTGATTGTTTGACGTGCCAAGTCGGAGTTACATGTAACCTTGCATTCACATTGAAATGAAGATTTATAGGAAACGAAGAAGATGTTAAAGTAAAGGAAACTGCTGACAATAATTGCTACGCGATCTTACCTGCAGTGTATTAAAAAggtgcttttaaaaaaaatgtttattttcatactCATAACCAACTGGCATCTTGTGTGCACTGGTGCTTCCAATTTAATACGGTCTGAAAATATAAAGGTATGACGCGGAGGGATATCTCCCGATTGCTGATGATTTTCATAGATTACTTTGATTAATAGCTTCCAAactaatttaaaataaaaatataaacttaatTCTTTAAGTGGTCTATTTAATCTTTCTCCACTTTGAAGAGTAAATTAAGACATATGTTATGAGCATTaatgttcaaaaacacattTATCACTACGAGAGTCGTAAGCTGTGTACGACAAaccttttatatattttttaaatgaatagacctTGGGCGGACAGAAGACATATTACAACCGTTCATGTATGACAcatttttaacgatttttattattatttctttttgtcaTTCGTGTAGGGGAAACAATATGAAACTGTCCTCTAATATGTTGAAAAGGTCATCAAATATACTATCATTTATCATAAAGGATACTACGTATTTTGAAAGACAGCATTCCAACACAGTTCCCATCATACAACAGAAtaaacat belongs to Ostrea edulis chromosome 7, xbOstEdul1.1, whole genome shotgun sequence and includes:
- the LOC130047751 gene encoding uncharacterized protein LOC130047751 isoform X2; its protein translation is MKIRGILAPQNTIISGVDAENIRLLCTAFKSGLSCVADLKSSCTQDTAVIDEELGKLPLAVAELNKLCRDDSFYEVYARNRVCYEKSGVANERCFKEVMNSSVRIITELDPSSVTEFCGDIDRLSDCMGAALIAEQCSKEAISLKDKLVRLLIRGSLRCDKSAYTVSSQNTTPSQFQNGRRSGNQGRDGTNTVNSNYLPNRTLISLLVVFIILLGFS
- the LOC130047751 gene encoding uncharacterized protein LOC130047751 isoform X1; the encoded protein is MSPLDLTFLWYKFKLLFFCIYLPYYASSTCPDDVKGHTKTCFREYEMKIRGILAPQNTIISGVDAENIRLLCTAFKSGLSCVADLKSSCTQDTAVIDEELGKLPLAVAELNKLCRDDSFYEVYARNRVCYEKSGVANERCFKEVMNSSVRIITELDPSSVTEFCGDIDRLSDCMGAALIAEQCSKEAISLKDKLVRLLIRGSLRCDKSAYTVSSQNTTPSQFQNGRRSGNQGRDGTNTVNSNYLPNRTLISLLVVFIILLGFS